The Nitrospirota bacterium genome contains the following window.
TATTGCCAGGACAAGGCTGATGGAGATCCTGGTCAAAGACTCTTTTCAATATTCCGAAACGCCTCAATTTCGTCTTGTTTCCGGAAAAACCAGCCAGTTCTACATCGACTGTAAAAAAACCACCTACAATGCTGAAGCGATGAATCTCATCGGAGAGATTCTTTTTAGTAAAATGTCGGGGATTCAACTGGATGCCATTGGAGGATTGACTCTCGGAGCTGATCCAATTGCTTTTGCGGTCTCCATGATCAGTTTTCAAAAAGGAAGACCGATCAAATCCTTTGTGATCAGAAAGAAACCGAAAGAACATGGCATGAAATATTCCATCGAAGGAAAGCTGGAAGGAGTAAAGCGGGTGGTCATTGTTGAAGATGTTGTAACTACCGGTCAGAGTACGCTTGATGCGATCACGAAAGCCGAAGAAGCGGGTCTTGAAATCGTAAAAGTCTTTGCTCTGGTCGACCGGGAAGAAGGAGGCAAAGAGGAAGTCCTGAAGCGGGTTCGGAATTTTGAAGCCTTGTTTACCAAATCAGAGCTGTTTTCCTATTATTCCTCAAAAAAATAATCGCGTCATTTTAGGTGATTTTTCATTTTCAACCTTGTAAAATCAGGTTGAATGATTTCGGGCGATTAGCTCAGCGGTAGAGCGCTGCCTTCACACGGCAGAGGTCGCAGGTTCGAGACCTGCATCGCCTATTGATTTCTCAAGCACTTACACGATCTGCT
Protein-coding sequences here:
- the pyrE gene encoding orotate phosphoribosyltransferase; the protein is MNDLLHIARTRLMEILVKDSFQYSETPQFRLVSGKTSQFYIDCKKTTYNAEAMNLIGEILFSKMSGIQLDAIGGLTLGADPIAFAVSMISFQKGRPIKSFVIRKKPKEHGMKYSIEGKLEGVKRVVIVEDVVTTGQSTLDAITKAEEAGLEIVKVFALVDREEGGKEEVLKRVRNFEALFTKSELFSYYSSKK